From a region of the Mycobacterium sp. SMC-8 genome:
- a CDS encoding EAL domain-containing protein — protein MSVEQVSGALVGREPEIPVDLVRTLLGVLRQRLGLDTAWLSVFHDGMQVIEVLDGDADTLGVSPGQRSHLSESYCVRVIDGRLPAVIPDTTANQITAALPITHETGLRAYVGVPVLGQDGVTVGMVCVVSEKPKPYLADEDLHIVQQVADLIGTLIETPARCQDPTADQRKAIRRVVAERDFEVVFQSIHDAGTGKVVGVEALARFPCEPFRPDKFFEQAALLGLDIELETAIVSRVLSLIPQLPDDVFVSMNISPAAALAAPWSELLDDVDPSRIVLEITEHDAVPNYGALDDALDTCRARGMRVAVDDVGAGFASFSHVLELAPEFVKIDQSITRHMDTDDARRRLAQAIAQFASQIGATVIAEGVESQGELDAVVASGISWAQGFCLSRPKPHAHGFPTSHAIAAAADPPSSAVDLLGERPFELALAHSPIGMAVVALDGTFLRTNRALRTMLGYNRRALGEMNFQQITHPDDLDSDLALMADCIAGRRRSYRIDKRYIAADGHVVWCALTVVLVHAPKEQPLCFVSQVVDVTADRIREAELAHQAATDPLTAIANRSAGWSRLEQRDTDGAGYGVLFCDIERFKAVNDSRGHHAGDQLLVEVAARLLCVVGDDDLVARWGGDEFLVITDTVDDHGLALLARKITEQFDTAPIMLADGTRMPVTLTIGFSAHRPGDGRDVDAVLDAADQAMYQQRRRRRSTDWHAGGDTGWLAE, from the coding sequence ATGTCGGTCGAGCAGGTGTCGGGGGCCCTCGTGGGGCGTGAACCCGAGATCCCCGTCGACCTGGTTCGTACCCTTCTCGGTGTCCTCCGGCAGCGTCTCGGGCTGGATACCGCGTGGCTGTCGGTGTTCCACGACGGCATGCAAGTGATCGAGGTGCTCGACGGTGACGCCGACACGCTCGGCGTCTCACCGGGGCAGCGCTCGCACCTGTCCGAGTCCTACTGTGTGCGCGTCATCGACGGCCGGCTGCCGGCGGTCATCCCTGACACCACGGCCAACCAGATCACCGCCGCGCTGCCCATCACGCACGAAACAGGTCTCCGCGCCTACGTCGGCGTCCCGGTACTCGGCCAGGACGGTGTCACGGTTGGCATGGTCTGCGTGGTAAGCGAGAAGCCCAAGCCCTATCTGGCCGACGAGGACCTCCACATCGTCCAGCAGGTCGCCGACCTGATCGGCACGTTGATCGAGACTCCCGCCCGCTGCCAGGACCCCACCGCCGATCAGCGCAAGGCGATCCGCCGGGTGGTGGCCGAACGGGACTTCGAGGTGGTGTTCCAGTCGATCCACGACGCCGGAACCGGCAAGGTGGTCGGTGTCGAGGCGCTCGCCCGGTTCCCGTGCGAACCGTTCCGACCCGATAAGTTCTTCGAACAGGCCGCGTTGCTCGGCCTCGACATCGAGCTCGAGACCGCCATCGTCAGCCGTGTGCTGTCGCTGATACCCCAACTGCCCGACGACGTGTTCGTCTCGATGAACATCTCCCCGGCCGCTGCTCTGGCCGCCCCGTGGTCCGAACTGCTCGACGACGTCGACCCGTCACGCATCGTCCTGGAGATCACCGAACACGACGCCGTCCCCAACTACGGCGCCCTCGATGACGCGCTCGATACGTGCCGGGCCCGCGGCATGCGCGTTGCGGTCGACGACGTAGGAGCCGGCTTCGCGTCGTTCTCCCACGTGCTCGAACTGGCCCCCGAATTCGTCAAGATCGACCAGTCGATCACCCGGCACATGGACACTGATGACGCGCGCCGCCGGCTCGCGCAGGCCATCGCGCAGTTCGCCAGTCAGATCGGCGCCACCGTGATCGCCGAGGGCGTGGAGAGTCAGGGCGAGCTCGACGCCGTCGTCGCCTCCGGTATCTCCTGGGCGCAGGGCTTCTGCCTCAGCCGGCCCAAGCCGCACGCCCACGGCTTCCCGACCTCGCACGCGATCGCCGCGGCAGCCGACCCGCCGTCGTCGGCCGTAGATCTGTTGGGAGAGCGCCCGTTTGAGCTCGCGCTGGCCCATTCCCCGATCGGGATGGCCGTCGTCGCACTCGACGGCACGTTCCTGCGCACCAACCGGGCGCTGCGCACGATGCTCGGCTACAACCGGCGGGCGTTGGGCGAGATGAACTTTCAGCAAATCACCCATCCTGACGACCTGGACTCCGACCTGGCCCTGATGGCTGATTGCATCGCCGGGAGGCGGCGCTCGTATCGCATCGACAAGCGCTACATCGCCGCCGACGGGCACGTGGTGTGGTGCGCGCTGACCGTGGTGCTGGTGCACGCGCCGAAAGAACAACCGCTGTGCTTCGTCTCCCAAGTCGTGGATGTCACCGCCGACCGAATCCGTGAGGCCGAGCTGGCCCATCAGGCGGCCACCGATCCGCTCACCGCGATCGCGAACCGCTCCGCCGGATGGAGCCGGCTCGAGCAACGTGACACCGACGGCGCCGGCTACGGCGTGTTGTTCTGTGACATCGAACGATTCAAGGCCGTCAACGACAGCCGCGGCCACCACGCCGGCGACCAGTTGCTGGTCGAGGTGGCGGCCCGGCTGCTGTGCGTCGTCGGCGACGACGACCTCGTCGCCCGCTGGGGCGGCGATGAATTCCTGGTCATCACCGATACCGTCGACGACCACGGACTGGCGCTGCTGGCACGCAAGATCACCGAGCAGTTCGACACCGCGCCGATCATGCTGGCCGACGGCACCCGGATGCCGGTCACGTTGACGATCGGCTTCTCCGCCCACCGCCCAGGCGACGGCCGCGACGTCGATGCCGTCCTCGACGCCGCCGATCAGGCCATGTACCAGCAGCGCCGTAGACGCCGCAGCACCGACTGGCACGCCGGCGGCGACACCGGCTGGCTCGCCGAGTGA
- a CDS encoding HNH endonuclease signature motif containing protein has translation MYVRSMSGGDLLGAVTALRAAFDEVAGCDVDLLTGPDLVAALDELETLSCRLPAVGHRLLARLQTEATPQQMGAKSWKEVLTVRWRISAGEAHRRLTEAAVLAPRPSLTGPALPPVLPATAIAQAHGLINAEHVDVIRRSLNKVPGWVDSATRERIEVDLVRTAVGNGPKELKDSADRTLFLLDQDGPEPDDTERARKRGVTKHKQRGDAMVDLSATLTPEAWAVWEPIFARLAAPGMCNPDDPEPCTSGTPSQAQIDNDHRSLAQRQHDALVAAGRIALMSGQLGQLNGLPVSVIIRTTLQDLESRAGVGVTGGGTVVPISEVIRMAGHANHYLAVFDRATGSALELFRTKRVASPSQRIMLIARDGGCTKPCCTVGAYGSQAHHVVADWVDGGNTNVDEMGLACGPDNRSVGADGGGWSTRMNDRCEVEWIPPPGLDTGQARLNYYHRPERLLRPPEDLPPEGQNTSAPTQPADGGTVDDAEPGPPRPADDPGEPGGPAPPGNQAA, from the coding sequence ATGTATGTTCGAAGTATGTCAGGTGGGGACCTACTCGGCGCGGTGACCGCTTTGCGGGCTGCCTTCGATGAGGTGGCCGGCTGTGACGTCGATTTGTTGACCGGGCCTGATCTTGTTGCGGCCCTGGATGAACTGGAGACGTTGTCGTGCCGATTGCCGGCGGTGGGTCATCGGTTGCTGGCGCGGTTGCAGACTGAGGCGACACCGCAGCAGATGGGTGCGAAATCGTGGAAAGAAGTGTTGACCGTCCGGTGGCGGATCTCGGCTGGTGAGGCCCACCGCCGGCTGACCGAGGCCGCGGTGTTGGCGCCGCGGCCGTCGTTGACCGGCCCGGCCCTGCCGCCGGTGCTGCCCGCCACGGCGATCGCCCAAGCGCACGGGCTGATCAACGCCGAACACGTCGACGTGATCCGCCGATCGCTCAACAAGGTGCCGGGCTGGGTAGACAGCGCCACCCGGGAGCGCATCGAGGTCGACCTGGTCCGCACTGCGGTGGGCAATGGACCCAAGGAGCTGAAAGACTCGGCCGACCGCACCTTGTTCCTGCTCGATCAGGACGGTCCCGAACCCGATGACACCGAACGTGCCCGCAAGCGCGGGGTCACCAAGCACAAGCAGCGTGGCGACGCGATGGTCGACCTGTCTGCGACGTTGACTCCGGAGGCGTGGGCGGTGTGGGAGCCGATTTTCGCGAGGTTGGCCGCGCCGGGGATGTGTAATCCCGACGATCCCGAGCCGTGTACGTCGGGGACGCCGTCGCAGGCCCAGATCGACAACGATCATCGCAGCCTGGCCCAGCGCCAGCATGATGCGCTCGTTGCGGCCGGGCGGATCGCGTTGATGAGTGGGCAGCTGGGGCAGCTCAACGGGTTGCCGGTGTCGGTGATCATCCGTACCACGCTGCAGGATTTGGAGTCCCGCGCCGGGGTCGGTGTCACCGGCGGGGGCACGGTGGTGCCGATCAGTGAGGTGATCCGGATGGCCGGGCACGCCAACCACTATCTGGCGGTGTTCGACCGGGCCACCGGCTCGGCGCTGGAGTTGTTCCGCACCAAACGCGTCGCCTCCCCGTCCCAGCGGATCATGCTGATCGCCCGTGATGGCGGGTGTACCAAGCCGTGCTGCACGGTCGGCGCGTACGGCTCCCAGGCTCATCACGTCGTCGCGGACTGGGTCGATGGCGGGAACACCAACGTCGATGAAATGGGCCTGGCGTGCGGGCCGGATAACCGCAGCGTCGGCGCTGACGGCGGTGGTTGGTCGACCCGGATGAACGACCGTTGTGAGGTGGAATGGATTCCACCTCCGGGCCTGGACACCGGTCAGGCCCGGCTCAACTACTACCACCGCCCCGAACGGCTGCTGCGTCCCCCCGAGGATCTGCCACCGGAGGGCCAGAACACCAGTGCGCCAACCCAACCCGCCGATGGTGGGACGGTCGACGACGCCGAACCGGGTCCTCCACGGCCGGCCGATGACCCCGGCGAACCCGGCGGACCCGCACCACCCGGCAACCAAGCGGCCTGA
- a CDS encoding alpha-hydroxy acid oxidase — translation MKRRVPRVRDLAPLMQFKKPEFNARKRRLDQALTIEDLRTIAKRRTPRAAFDYTDGSAEAELSLARARQAFQDIEFHPSILRDVSKVDTSCTILGGRSELPFGIAPTGFTRMMQTEGEYAGAHAAARAGIPFSLSTMGTASIEDVKAANPHGRNWFQLYMWKDRDRSMALVERAAAAGFDTMLVTVDVPVAGARLRDKRNGMSIPPALTAKTVLNAIPRPQWWIDFLTTEPLAFASLDRWSGTVAELLDTMFDPTVTFEDLAWIKAQWPGKLVVKGIQTLEDAVAVTDLGVDGLVLSNHGGRQLDRAPIPFHLLPRVAKAVGERTEIILDTGIMSGADIVASIALGARFTLVGRAYLYGLMAGGEAGVDRAIAILSEQITRTMRLLGVNALDQLEPGHVTQFERLVPRPRP, via the coding sequence ATGAAACGCCGTGTCCCCCGCGTCAGGGACCTCGCCCCGCTGATGCAGTTCAAGAAGCCCGAGTTCAACGCGAGGAAACGCCGGCTGGACCAGGCCCTCACCATCGAGGACCTGCGCACCATCGCCAAGCGCCGCACACCCAGGGCGGCGTTCGACTACACCGACGGCTCCGCGGAGGCTGAGCTGTCCCTCGCGCGGGCCCGGCAGGCGTTCCAGGACATCGAGTTCCACCCGTCGATCCTGCGCGATGTGTCCAAGGTCGACACCAGCTGCACGATCCTCGGCGGCCGTTCGGAGCTGCCGTTCGGCATCGCGCCGACCGGCTTCACCCGGATGATGCAGACCGAGGGTGAGTATGCCGGCGCCCACGCGGCCGCCCGTGCCGGTATCCCGTTCTCGCTGTCGACCATGGGCACCGCGTCCATCGAAGACGTCAAGGCCGCGAACCCGCATGGCCGCAACTGGTTTCAGCTGTACATGTGGAAGGACCGGGACCGGTCGATGGCGCTGGTCGAGCGGGCTGCCGCGGCCGGTTTCGACACCATGCTGGTGACCGTCGACGTGCCGGTGGCCGGGGCACGGCTGCGTGACAAGCGCAACGGAATGTCGATCCCTCCGGCGCTCACCGCTAAGACTGTGCTCAACGCGATTCCGCGCCCGCAATGGTGGATCGACTTCCTGACCACGGAGCCGCTGGCGTTCGCGTCGCTGGACCGGTGGTCAGGCACCGTCGCCGAGCTGCTGGACACGATGTTCGACCCGACGGTCACGTTTGAGGATCTGGCCTGGATCAAAGCCCAGTGGCCGGGCAAGCTGGTGGTCAAGGGCATCCAGACGCTGGAGGACGCGGTAGCGGTGACCGACCTCGGCGTCGACGGCCTGGTGCTGTCCAATCACGGTGGGCGGCAACTGGATCGGGCGCCGATCCCGTTCCACCTGCTGCCCCGGGTCGCGAAGGCCGTCGGCGAGCGCACCGAGATCATCCTCGACACCGGCATCATGTCCGGGGCCGACATCGTCGCGTCGATCGCGCTCGGCGCGCGCTTCACGCTGGTCGGTCGCGCCTACCTGTACGGGTTGATGGCCGGCGGTGAGGCCGGTGTCGATCGGGCCATCGCGATCCTGTCCGAACAGATCACCCGCACCATGCGGCTGCTCGGGGTCAACGCGCTCGACCAGCTGGAGCCCGGCCACGTGACACAGTTCGAACGGCTGGTGCCGCGACCCCGGCCGTAG
- a CDS encoding IS1380 family transposase — MQVSHRFAVSSAVFDDAHLVSCAGLVPVMTLADQTGLSQLLADKIRFTCERIRSGAAHPSPKLTTLIAGMCAGADSIDDLDVVRSGGMKTLFGGVYAPSTIGTLLREFTFGHARQLESVLREHLAALCGRVDLLPGADGRAFIDIDSLLRPVYGHAKQGASYGHTKIAGRQILRKGLSPLITTISTDHGAPVIAGARLRAGKANSGKGAARMIAQAAATARAAGVTGQILVRGDSAYGNSTVVTACHRAGVRFSLVLTKTAAVAAAIDAIPETAWTPVNYPGAVRDPDTGAWISDAEVAETTYTAFGSTKTPVTARLVVRRVKDARFLDALFPVWRYHPFFTNSDEPVDAADITHRRHAIIETVFADLIDGPLAHMPSGRFGANSAWILCAAIAHNLLRAVGVLAGGAHAVARGATLRRKIITIPARLARPQRQPILHLPAHWPWTEHWLTLWRNTIGYSPPEIATT, encoded by the coding sequence GTGCAAGTGTCCCATAGGTTCGCCGTGTCGTCGGCGGTCTTCGATGATGCACATCTCGTGTCGTGCGCCGGGCTGGTGCCGGTGATGACCCTGGCCGACCAGACCGGTCTGTCGCAGCTATTGGCCGACAAGATCCGGTTCACCTGTGAGCGGATCCGTTCGGGTGCGGCCCATCCGTCACCGAAGCTGACCACGCTGATCGCCGGGATGTGCGCCGGCGCGGACAGCATTGATGACCTAGACGTTGTGCGCTCGGGTGGGATGAAGACCCTCTTCGGTGGTGTGTACGCCCCGTCGACGATCGGAACCTTATTGCGGGAGTTCACCTTCGGGCATGCCCGCCAGCTCGAATCTGTCCTGCGCGAACACCTGGCCGCGCTGTGCGGGCGTGTCGATCTGTTGCCCGGCGCCGACGGACGGGCGTTCATCGACATCGACTCACTACTACGCCCGGTCTACGGGCACGCCAAGCAGGGCGCCAGCTACGGACACACCAAGATCGCCGGCAGGCAGATCCTGCGCAAAGGCCTCTCACCGTTGATCACCACGATCAGCACCGACCACGGTGCGCCGGTGATCGCCGGGGCGAGGTTGCGGGCGGGCAAGGCCAACTCCGGCAAGGGCGCAGCCCGCATGATCGCTCAAGCGGCCGCTACCGCCCGTGCTGCCGGGGTCACCGGGCAGATCCTGGTGCGTGGCGATTCGGCCTACGGCAATAGCACCGTGGTCACCGCCTGCCACCGAGCAGGTGTCCGGTTCTCGCTGGTGCTGACCAAGACCGCCGCAGTTGCCGCCGCCATTGACGCAATTCCCGAGACCGCGTGGACCCCGGTGAACTATCCCGGTGCTGTGCGTGACCCCGACACCGGCGCCTGGATCTCCGATGCCGAAGTCGCCGAAACCACCTACACAGCCTTCGGTTCCACCAAGACTCCGGTGACCGCCCGGTTGGTCGTGCGCCGGGTCAAAGACGCGCGGTTCCTCGATGCGCTGTTTCCGGTGTGGCGGTACCACCCGTTCTTCACCAATTCCGACGAACCCGTCGACGCCGCTGACATCACTCATCGCCGCCACGCCATCATCGAAACCGTGTTCGCCGACCTCATCGACGGACCTTTGGCGCACATGCCCTCGGGGCGGTTCGGCGCGAACTCGGCCTGGATCCTGTGCGCCGCGATCGCCCACAACCTGCTGCGCGCCGTCGGCGTCCTGGCCGGAGGTGCCCACGCGGTCGCCCGCGGGGCGACACTGCGCCGCAAGATAATCACTATCCCGGCCCGCCTGGCCCGTCCGCAACGCCAACCTATCCTGCACCTACCAGCGCACTGGCCCTGGACAGAGCACTGGCTCACGTTGTGGCGCAACACCATCGGCTACAGCCCACCAGAAATCGCCACCACCTGA
- a CDS encoding MBL fold metallo-hydrolase, which produces MALVVEDYPDLGVTRLSRWIFNCYLIRSGTDCVVVDAGLPASADDIAGVLAVFGGTVTAVVATHGHSDHVAGAPALVAETGAALHLPEITVGYLDGSQRPRTPALSKVARIWPTLLSQPLDRTALTGFVRGGRIAGYGGAAGMVGDPLKAARPLSDGQPLPAVPGWQVLSVPGHTDDSTAFWHADSATLLSGDAVLTADGRAWFTPETVDDGLAARSERRLRALTVEHLLPGHGVPVHQRDVWSATR; this is translated from the coding sequence ATGGCACTGGTCGTTGAGGACTATCCGGACCTCGGGGTCACCCGGCTGTCACGCTGGATCTTCAACTGCTACCTCATCCGGAGCGGCACCGACTGTGTCGTGGTCGATGCCGGACTGCCCGCCAGTGCCGACGACATCGCCGGCGTGCTGGCCGTGTTCGGCGGCACCGTCACCGCCGTCGTCGCGACCCACGGGCACAGCGACCACGTCGCCGGCGCTCCCGCACTCGTCGCCGAAACCGGTGCGGCCCTGCACCTTCCCGAGATCACGGTCGGATACCTGGACGGTTCGCAACGGCCCCGTACCCCGGCGCTGTCCAAGGTGGCCCGCATCTGGCCGACGCTGCTGAGCCAGCCGCTGGACCGCACTGCCCTGACCGGCTTCGTGCGCGGCGGGCGGATCGCCGGCTACGGCGGCGCCGCCGGCATGGTCGGCGATCCACTGAAGGCCGCGCGTCCGCTGTCCGACGGCCAACCGCTACCGGCCGTCCCCGGCTGGCAGGTCCTCAGCGTCCCCGGGCACACCGACGATTCGACGGCGTTCTGGCACGCCGACAGCGCCACCCTGCTCTCCGGCGACGCGGTGCTCACCGCCGACGGTCGCGCCTGGTTCACCCCCGAGACCGTCGACGACGGGCTCGCCGCGCGCAGCGAGCGCCGGCTGCGGGCATTGACGGTCGAGCATCTGCTGCCGGGCCACGGCGTACCGGTGCACCAGCGCGATGTCTGGTCCGCGACCCGCTGA
- a CDS encoding formylglycine-generating enzyme family protein, with translation MLTELVDLPGGSFRMGSVDFYPEEAPAHTVSVAPFAIERHPVTNAQFAEFVSATGYVTVAERELDPADFPGVPAAELIPGALVFRQTPGPVNLRDWRQWWTWEQGACWRHPFGQGSSIDDRLDHPVVQIAYPDAAAYARWAGRRLPSEAQWEYAARAGTTTAYAWGDDVRPSGTLMANTWQGDFPYRNEGALGWQGTSPVGTFPPNGFGLLDMIGNVWEWTTTRYTRHHRVDQPAGGCCPAPPPAGDPTVHQALKGGSHLCAPEYCHRYRPAARSSQSQDSATTHIGFRCIA, from the coding sequence GTGCTTACTGAATTGGTCGATCTGCCCGGTGGCTCATTCCGGATGGGATCGGTGGATTTCTATCCCGAGGAAGCCCCGGCGCACACGGTGTCGGTGGCCCCGTTTGCGATCGAACGCCATCCGGTCACCAACGCGCAGTTCGCCGAATTCGTTTCTGCGACTGGATATGTCACCGTAGCCGAGCGTGAACTCGACCCCGCCGACTTTCCCGGGGTTCCAGCGGCCGAGCTCATCCCCGGTGCGCTGGTGTTCCGGCAAACCCCAGGCCCGGTTAATCTGCGCGACTGGCGGCAGTGGTGGACATGGGAGCAGGGCGCCTGCTGGCGACACCCGTTCGGGCAGGGCTCGTCGATCGACGACCGACTCGATCACCCGGTGGTGCAGATTGCCTATCCCGACGCCGCGGCGTACGCCCGCTGGGCCGGACGCCGGCTGCCCAGCGAGGCGCAGTGGGAGTACGCCGCCCGCGCCGGCACGACGACCGCCTACGCGTGGGGTGATGACGTCCGACCCAGTGGGACGCTCATGGCCAACACCTGGCAGGGCGACTTCCCGTACCGCAACGAGGGTGCGCTGGGCTGGCAGGGCACTTCCCCGGTGGGCACCTTCCCGCCCAACGGGTTCGGGTTGCTCGACATGATCGGCAACGTGTGGGAGTGGACCACGACCCGCTACACGCGCCACCACCGAGTCGACCAACCCGCCGGGGGCTGCTGCCCGGCACCGCCGCCGGCCGGGGATCCCACCGTGCACCAGGCGCTCAAAGGCGGATCCCACCTGTGTGCGCCCGAATACTGCCACCGCTACCGGCCGGCCGCCCGCTCGTCGCAGTCGCAGGACAGCGCGACCACGCACATCGGGTTCCGCTGCATCGCCTGA
- a CDS encoding GntR family transcriptional regulator has product MPRRPKIPPKDFPRPSVREYAGTRADAARWVRDVLRSQILEGAFGGLAAARPALPSESELAAELGVSRNAIREALELLRGEGLITRVQGSGTFVTGAKLRQHLDRLEGLAESLAGHQLPVDNEVLSVRESTATPFVAAKLQLPENAPILFIERLRSVGGLPLSLDTTSLRIGAIPVDAELTQQDVFALIEQELGVRLGWAEITVESVAADATTAELLQIRPGAPLLLLHRLTHLEDGTPFDLETVRYRGDRCSLVTTATRGTAPPS; this is encoded by the coding sequence ATGCCCCGCCGCCCGAAGATTCCCCCGAAGGACTTTCCCCGTCCCTCGGTGCGCGAGTACGCGGGTACCCGGGCCGATGCCGCCCGCTGGGTGCGCGACGTGCTGCGCAGCCAGATCCTGGAGGGAGCTTTCGGTGGATTGGCGGCGGCCCGGCCGGCGCTGCCCTCAGAATCCGAGCTCGCCGCCGAACTCGGCGTGAGCCGCAACGCGATTCGCGAGGCACTGGAACTGTTGCGCGGTGAAGGTTTGATCACCCGGGTGCAGGGTTCGGGCACCTTCGTCACCGGTGCCAAACTGCGCCAGCACCTGGACCGTTTGGAGGGCCTGGCGGAATCCCTTGCCGGACATCAGCTTCCCGTCGACAACGAGGTGCTGTCGGTGCGCGAGTCCACCGCCACCCCGTTCGTCGCCGCGAAACTGCAGCTGCCGGAGAACGCGCCGATCCTGTTCATCGAACGGCTGCGGTCCGTCGGTGGGTTGCCGCTGTCGCTGGACACCACATCGCTGCGGATCGGTGCCATCCCCGTCGATGCCGAACTGACCCAGCAGGATGTGTTCGCACTGATCGAGCAGGAACTCGGCGTGCGCCTGGGTTGGGCGGAGATCACCGTCGAATCCGTAGCGGCGGACGCCACCACCGCCGAACTTCTCCAGATCCGCCCTGGCGCACCATTGTTGTTGCTCCACCGGCTCACCCATCTCGAGGACGGCACCCCGTTCGACCTTGAGACCGTGCGGTACCGCGGCGACAGGTGTTCATTGGTGACCACCGCCACCCGCGGTACCGCTCCTCCATCCTGA
- a CDS encoding arylsulfatase gives MPEQPNIVYFHVDNLGMGELGCYGGGILRGADTARADAFAAESLKLSHFVVEPQCTPTRSALMTGRYPIRSGNHTIALGGNGGGIVAWERTMGDILSEAGYATACFGKWHIGAEDGRWPTDHGFDEWYGPARTYDECLWPDDPWYDGERDGYSYMYDGTKADGVTTTDQQLTVKLKGEMDGEYDRRAKAFMKRSVDAGKPFYLYHNHSLMHFPMEVREEFKGKSTNGAWGDSLLMLDHDFGSILDALTELGIEDNTIVVFAGDNGAEDHLAGRGTAGFFDGSYFSSAEGGIRTPCLIRWPGKVAPRESNEMVHVTDMFPTLLRWAGADIPEDRIIDGIDQRDFFAGETEESQRDGCMVWLNEELHAVKWSQFKINFKRQQHFHDPEIPLGFARITNLLEDPKEREAVNQTWVRWWVMQHAYRFIQAFEESVKTEELIPAGAPLDFVPARTQ, from the coding sequence ATGCCCGAACAACCCAACATCGTGTACTTCCACGTCGACAACCTCGGCATGGGTGAGCTCGGCTGCTACGGCGGCGGCATCCTGCGCGGCGCCGACACCGCCCGTGCGGACGCCTTCGCCGCCGAGTCGCTGAAGCTGTCGCACTTCGTCGTCGAACCGCAGTGCACCCCGACCCGGTCGGCGCTGATGACCGGACGGTACCCGATCCGGTCCGGCAACCACACCATCGCGCTCGGCGGTAACGGTGGCGGCATCGTCGCCTGGGAGCGAACGATGGGTGACATCCTGTCCGAAGCAGGTTATGCCACTGCATGTTTCGGCAAGTGGCACATCGGCGCCGAGGACGGTCGCTGGCCGACCGACCACGGCTTCGACGAGTGGTACGGTCCGGCCCGCACCTACGACGAATGCCTGTGGCCGGACGACCCTTGGTATGACGGCGAGCGCGATGGCTACTCCTACATGTACGACGGGACCAAAGCCGACGGTGTCACGACAACCGACCAGCAGCTGACGGTGAAGCTCAAGGGTGAGATGGACGGCGAGTACGACCGCCGGGCCAAAGCGTTCATGAAGCGCAGCGTCGACGCCGGCAAGCCGTTCTACCTGTACCACAACCATTCTCTGATGCACTTCCCGATGGAGGTGCGCGAGGAGTTCAAGGGCAAGAGCACCAACGGCGCCTGGGGTGACTCGCTATTGATGCTCGACCACGACTTCGGCAGCATCCTCGATGCGCTCACCGAACTCGGCATCGAGGACAACACCATCGTGGTGTTCGCCGGCGACAACGGAGCGGAGGACCACCTGGCCGGACGCGGCACCGCGGGCTTCTTCGACGGCTCCTACTTCAGTTCGGCCGAGGGCGGTATCCGCACACCGTGCCTGATCCGCTGGCCCGGCAAGGTGGCGCCGCGGGAGAGCAACGAGATGGTGCACGTCACCGACATGTTCCCGACCCTGCTGCGCTGGGCGGGCGCCGACATCCCGGAGGACCGCATCATCGACGGCATCGACCAGCGCGACTTCTTCGCCGGCGAGACGGAGGAATCCCAACGCGACGGCTGCATGGTGTGGCTCAACGAGGAACTGCACGCCGTGAAGTGGTCACAGTTCAAGATCAACTTCAAGCGCCAGCAGCACTTCCACGACCCGGAGATCCCGCTGGGGTTCGCCCGCATCACCAACTTGCTCGAGGACCCGAAGGAGCGCGAGGCCGTCAACCAGACGTGGGTGCGGTGGTGGGTGATGCAGCACGCCTACCGCTTCATCCAGGCGTTCGAGGAGAGCGTCAAGACCGAGGAACTGATCCCGGCCGGTGCCCCTCTCGACTTCGTGCCGGCCCGCACCCAGTAG
- a CDS encoding DUF202 domain-containing protein, whose amino-acid sequence MTRDALAQDRGLQPERTHLAWTRTSLAALMAGGLFMAKYHGFEQPGRIAVGAAAAVVTGVVILIGVVRRRTLAARPRTARRAVMGTGAAVLILAALVVTYLVLPLL is encoded by the coding sequence ATGACCCGCGACGCGCTGGCTCAGGATCGCGGGCTGCAGCCGGAGCGGACGCACCTGGCCTGGACCCGCACCTCACTCGCGGCGCTGATGGCCGGTGGGCTGTTCATGGCCAAATACCACGGGTTCGAACAGCCCGGGCGGATCGCCGTCGGCGCCGCGGCCGCGGTGGTCACCGGCGTCGTGATTTTGATCGGGGTCGTGCGCCGCCGTACGCTTGCCGCCCGGCCGCGCACCGCACGACGGGCGGTGATGGGCACCGGGGCGGCGGTGCTCATCTTGGCGGCGCTGGTGGTCACCTATCTGGTGCTGCCGCTGCTGTGA
- a CDS encoding YidH family protein, producing the protein MQSEHVVAEGDSDLLEPDYRFTLANERTFLAWQRTALGLLAAAVAVVQFLPELASPGLRHALGAAVGLLAMVTAAAGLHRWHQVDHAMRRDRPLPRPRTPICLTVGLLVVGVTTVGVAVAA; encoded by the coding sequence GTGCAATCCGAACATGTTGTCGCCGAGGGAGACTCGGATCTCCTCGAGCCGGACTACCGGTTCACCCTGGCCAACGAACGCACGTTCCTGGCATGGCAGCGCACGGCGCTCGGGTTGCTGGCTGCCGCGGTCGCGGTGGTGCAGTTCCTGCCCGAGCTCGCTTCGCCGGGCCTGCGGCACGCTCTCGGCGCCGCGGTCGGACTGCTCGCTATGGTGACTGCCGCGGCGGGTCTGCACCGTTGGCATCAGGTCGACCACGCGATGCGGCGTGACCGTCCACTGCCCCGCCCGCGCACGCCGATCTGCCTGACAGTCGGCCTGCTGGTGGTCGGGGTCACCACAGTGGGTGTTGCGGTCGCCGCATGA